gcttcaGACGTACCAGCATGGAACTCAAGAGTGCATCGTCATTCCCTGGACCGGAGCACGATGGACGTACAACGAGTTGAACCAACAGAGTTCCTCCCTCGCACAGGCCCTCTTGGATATGGGAATCGGGGTTGGAGACCGcgtgggcatcatggccgggAACTGCGAGCAGtacgccgccgtcttcttcgccgtggccaaaatcggcgccatcctcgtcatcctgAACAACACGTACACGCCCACCGAGGCCATGTACGGCCTGAAGTTTTCCGACTGCAAGGTATTCTTCACCACCCAGACCATCGGCCGGTTGGACAACCGGAAGCTTCTGGCTGCGCTGGACAACAAAACCGACGCGCCCAAGGTCTTCATCCTGCGAGGCGAAGCAGGAAAATACACCACCTATGACTCCCTCATCAAATCGACCAGTCGCAAGAGTTACGACACGCTGTACCGGGCTATGCAGCGAGTGCTGCCACATCAGGTCGTCAACTTGCAGTTTACAAGTGGCACCACAGGTCTCCCAAAGGCCGCCATGCTCACTCACCAGTAAGTCTTGCAGATTTGTAAAACCACTGAAGGAGAAGCTGATGGTGGCCGGGGGTAGCAATCTGGTCAACAACTCCCGCTTCATTGGCGACAGGATGAGGATAACGGCCGAGGACATCCTATGCTGTCCTCCTCCCATGTTCCACtgctttggccttgtcctgggCCTTTTGGCCATCGTCACCCACGGCGGCAAGATTGTGTATCCGGCCGAAGTCTTTGACATCCCCTCCACTCTTCAGGCCATCTCTGACGAGGGCTGCACGGCTGTCCACGGCGTGCCGGCCATGTTCGACTCTCTCTTCCAGGCCGAGTTCCCGCCCGGGTTCAACTGCGACAAGCTACGGACCGGAATCATTGCGGGCGCGCCCGTCCCGAAATACCTGATGGAGCTCCTGGTCAACAAGTTTGGCATGACCGAGTTCACCAGCAGCTACGGCCTGACGGAGGCCTCGCCGACCTGCTTCAACGCCTTCACCGACGACGCCCTGAGCACGAGGCTGACCACGGTCGGCACCCTGATGCCGCACGCCCAGGCAAAGATTGTCGACCGCGACGGCAACACCGTGCCCGTGGGCTCACGGGGCGAGCTCTGCATGGCGGGATACCAGCTCCAGGCCGGCTACTGGAATAACTCGGAAAAGACCAGCGAAGCCATGGTCCGGGACGCGGCAGGGCTTCTGTGGCTGCACacgggcgacgaggccgtcttTGACGAGAATGGATACTGCACGATTACGGGACGGTTCAAGGATATCATCATTCGAGGTGAGCGCCGGAAGAATGCCGACGTTTTGCTTcccttctttccttcttttgaACACTGCCACTAACACGGCCGCGGCGCGAACCCAGGCGGAGAGAACATCTACCCTCTTGAAATCGAGGAGCGGCTCATGGCACACCCGTCAGTCTCCCGGGCCATTGTGGTCGGACTCAGGGACAAGCACTATGGCGAAGTTGTCGGCGCCTTTGTCGAGAGGCTCGAAGGCAGCCCCCAGCCGACGGACGCGGAATTGCGCGACTGGGTCCGCAGCACGCTGGGCAAGCACAAGTCCCCGGCGCATGTTTTATGGCTGGGCCAAGATGGGGTTCCTTGCGACGTGCCGCTGACTGGAAGCGGCAAAGTGAGAAAGTTTgagatggcggcgttggggAATGAGATTTTGGCCAAGAGAGGGCAGACGTCAAAGTTGTAGCAAGTCTGGTAGAATAGAGAACAATGTAGAACGATGTTTGTTCATTTAGTTGCTTGGTTTAGAGTAAAACATGGTTCAAGAGACAAAGGGTGTTTTCAGAACAGGACTGCAGAGGGCTGGATGTATTCAGACGTCAAGACaatatacacacacacacatatattTGCATCACGTTCAGCCCACGTTGCCTCCACTACTGCAAAAAATCAAACCAaaacatatatatatatatgtataaACACTAGCCAGGTCACAGTCTTGTCTAAACGTCTAGTCCTACAACTTGGGAACCAGTCCGATCCTCATACCACCAACAACCTTGTCATTCTCCCCCAGCGGACACAACTGGAAGAACCGAGTGCGTGGACACCGCACGAAAGCGCTCCGCTTGTGCGGCAAATCGACAAAGTGCTCGATGCCAAAGCCGTGGATGAGGTCGTACATGACGACAGTCGCGTTGGTGTTCTTGGGCTCGCCCACGACATGCATGGTGCGAGGGTCATCGAGGAAGAGGTAATGCATCAGGCTGCTCCACCAGGCAGTCACACGATGAGGGCCGCGGAATCGAACATCGCCCACGAGGGAGTGGCGGCCGCGGTCAAAGTCGCCGGCATCGTAGTAGCCGCCGAGACGGTCCTCCTGTAGAGCATCATCCATGGTGTTAGCGACGCTCACTCATCCACGGCTCTTTTGTATAGgaaggacaagaaagaaaCACTCACCTTGGCCCAGTACACTTCGAAATAGGCAAAGTAGGCATCATCCCACTTGGCCAGGACCGCGACCTGATGGGGATCCTCATGGATGTTGCGCAGGTACTCCCTGTGCTGGTCCAAAGTGCCCGTTTCGTTCCAGCCCTGCGAGACACGAGGGTCGTTCTGCCACTCGTGGAACAGTCTCAGGTGTTCCTCGTCTTGGTAGTCCAGCGACACCATGGAGAAGGTCTCCCCGAGGTGCGGAATCCATCGGCTGTacacgacggcgccgggggCAGGCTTCGCGGGGCGAATGGGATGCCACGACTGCTGGCACCGGTCGGCATCTTGGGGATCGCCGGCGGATGTAATGGTGACGGTGTGCTGGAGAGGAGTAAGGGGATACGATGCCAGCGAGCCGGCTCCGTGGAGAGACGGGGGCGACTCGGCGGGCAGCCACACGGGCCGAGGACCAAAGGGCGAGCCGGCGCCTTGCCAGAAGGTGCTTCGCAGAGCCAGGACAAGGTATTCGTCTGCGTTGGAAGAAGCCGAGGCGCGCTTCTCcctggccggcggcgggtgGTCAACGGCCAGCAGAACGTCGCGCAACTGGGCGCCCAGAGTCGCGGCGTTGGCGCCAACAAGCTCCAGTCGCACCGACTCCATGCCCGGCCGGGCCGTGAACAGGACGTATAGGAGAAGCCATGCCTGCGCGAGGGAGGGCGTCTCGGCGCCGTCCCAGACGACCACGGAGAACGGCGAGCGTCTCGCTCTGGCCCAGGCGCCGTTGTTGGAATCCGCTGGTAGCTCACTGGACTTTAGGTCCGCGGGCTCGGAGAAGTAGAGCTTTGTGTTGTGCAACGGGGCTGGGAGTTTCTGCGTCGACGAGCCGGGACGCTCGCAGAGTTGGTAAAAGGGCACATCTCCGGCTGTTTTGTTTGGCGGCGCGGTTGTCTTCTGGACAGTGTACTCGGTCAAGTACGGGTGAGGGAGCTTGATGAAGGTCTCGTTTGGAGACAGAGCCGAGAGCTGAACTACTGAATTCGCGGCTGCCATTGTGGAGGGAACGCCGGTGATGAAAGGGACTGTCTATACAGATGAATATCTCACGTTCAGCGCCGCGTGCCTACTTGACAACGGACATATAGCAGCTGGGCAGTTTGAAAATACGACAGGAGAGGTCTGGCCCGAGGAGAGGGTGGCAAGCTTcggtaaaaaaaaacagcaCCAGTCGCATTTTGTCCATTGTCCCATCTGGCGTCGTGAAGAGATCGATCTCCTTCAGCGGCCAAGGCGCGAGGAAGGGTCCTAGACTCCTAGAGCTAACCAGACACTCTCGCGATGTGGGAGAAGCTGCTGAACCTTGTTAGACCCTTGCTGGACCCTGTTGGAGCCCACATTCAGCTCACGAAAGTGCGGGATACAAGACTGACACTTGTAGGTACATGCGAACCCGTTGACGCGTACTCGGAGCCACATATCACTCGCAATGCCGCTGTATCCGTGAGCTAGAACGTTTAGTGACAGACGGACCGTCTTGCTTCTTCACTCAGAAGCTAGTCCCTGCACAGCGTCGAGGTTGTCGAGCAGATGATGAATAATACGATAATGGGAGTGAAGTGACCACGCACTCCCCCCCGGTTCTGGAGCCTCCAAGACGACATCGACCCCTGGTAACCTAGCAGCAGTGCCGGATAGCCAATAACTGCCTCCAACAGGGTGGGCGAGGGGGCTTagatgtatgtatgtatgtgtctAGTGCTTAATCTCGCCCCTGTAAATAGACTACAGACATACATAAGTAAGTAAGTAATGTTACAGAAGCGACGCCACCAACTTGTCACGATACCTCGCACCGAGGGGAACAAGGGACGAACATGGGAAGCTGTTCCCCGCCGCAAATCTTGATGGAGTTGACCCTGACTGGGGCCAGGGGTGCAacaagggaagaaaaaattTGTTGAAGCAGGTAGACCGACCCTTGGCTGGGGCTCGGCTGTCCTTGACAATCCTGGAATGGAGACAAGTCCAGCCGGCGCCCGGACCGCACGGCGAAACCCGGCCTGCACTCGGGGCTCCACACTTTCTGATTGATGTATACTGATTGGTTCAATTGAAATGTGCGCGCCGCTTAAACACATAAGGGCTGCGCGGATCTGATAACGTTATTGAAGCTGGGCGTCCGGTTTCTCCCCGCACAATCTGACAGATTTGTGCACCGCGCATGTAACGCACTTGCGTGCCCAAGTCGAGATGAtgcgctttttttttccccctcgtGGCGTTTTGGTTTCCGATTACGACGAGCGCTCTGGGAGCTTGGCTGCACGCGCATCCagagagcttcttctcccatcAAAACACGAGTACGGGAATTGTCAATTTTCACCGTGGTAATATTAGCTTTGTGGACGGATGTGGCCTGCCTCTCCTCAATTACTCCAAGGCCAGCCCAGGACAGTAAATTCCTAGTGAGGCCTAGGGCAGGCGAGAAAAGTCGAAAGGCGGTAATAACACCCACATGTCACTCAGCGAATCCGATAGATATCAGAGACTACTGGGGGTCGACAAAAGGCTAGATTCGGCGTCTAGGCGAGTTGGCCAAGTGTGATGTGGCGATGAAAACGGCTAAAGATACCACTCTTAGTGATATTTCAAGTCTCATGCTGATCCTTGGCTTGGCCTGGGTAACTAGACCAGAGCCTCCTCGGACATGGTTCCGAGATACCAAACTTGACTtagactacggagtatgatGAATGAGTACCGACGGCATCTTCATAGTCACGTTTGGCTTTGCAACGCCGAAAACCGACGGATGTGAGGCTGATATACAACTACCGTGCAGCCCATCTCATGCATGAATCATGATGCCGTTTGAGCTTCCGATTCGTCCACCAAGTCGTCTGGGAATGAGCGGCATTATAATAACCGGTACTGGTCATACATGGAACCGCAAGAAGCCTAATCACTCTGCGGTGGCGTTCTCGTAGGAAGACCCCTGCCATGATCCGGCTGTTTTCTATACTTGTCCCAGTTTCCAGCAGGATATGCCGCATTATGCGCCAAGCTCGGCAATAGTTGTACAAATAGTCGAGCCAATGTCCAGCCTCGGTAGAAGCGGCTTGGTGTACATGGCAGAATTCGTAGCATTTTGGCAGCTTGCGGGGGCGACTCGAGACGTAAAGACGCTGTCGAGTTTGATATGAGCGACCCGAGCGTATTCCAAACTAAAGGTCTTTTTGATGCTGTGAGGCACGATGATACTCTGGACAAGAGTGACAGAGGCACAAGTATCACAGTCCACAAGGCATGTTGTGATGGACCACGCCAAACTCACTGCATGGCAGGTTGAGTTGAAATAGGCTCCTTGCTTGGCTTGTTGCCATGAACTTTATCTGCTTCTGGACAGCACAGGCCAACGATGCATGTCATAAGTCCGTCTATTTTCGTATCATAGAGGAATCCTCCTGTGGATCCTAAACTACGCCGCGGGGATAAACACCCAACGCCTAATATCTAAATTTTTATAGACCATTTATGCCCTCTTGTTAAATTGCAAAATGCCATCTCCGCTGCCATTTCTCAGTCAGTCTTATCCTCCTTCCGTCCAGCGAGGCCCATCCAGTCCCAACAAACTGTTTTCAGACGTTAGCGAGAACAAGCTCAGTCTCCCGGAAACCGGAATACGCTTACTCGTAAATCCAAGGTCGTGTTTGAAGTAGGCCTGCATGACATCCTCTCCAAAGACGGTGCCCTCGGGCCCCGAAGCAACAGCCGTCTTTCCCACCGCCAATCCAATCATGGGGGGCACTTCTTGGAGCTCTGCAAACTTGGGTTCCTGGCCTACATGCTTCTTCAGGAGGAATTTGTGAATGTTCTGAGCGGCATAGTGGCCGCTGTGCATGGCCCAGCCGCAGCGCTTGATGCCCGACCACTTGGTCAAGTCTCCGGCGCAGAGGTGGAATTCGGCATTCGGGGTGCCAGGGGAGAAAGTGCAACTGCGTTCATAGCGTGTCAGTGATGCGTCAATGCGACAAGGCGGTTGTATTTTATTTCCCTTGCCAAACGTGAGATGGGAAAAACGAACTTGCTCTCGATTTTAACGTAGCCGTCCCCGTCAATTGCCGATGAAGGCAGATAGGTCGCTGTTGACTTGctcttggacatggccatgataaCCACACTGGCAGACATTTTGTGCCCATTAGTAAACTCAATCTCATATTTGGGGGACCCGTTGGCGGTCTCAGCCTCCGTGGTAGATGCGAGTCGATGGCTCATCAATACATCAACACCGGCCTCCTTGAGTAGCTCCAaggccttgtccttgcacTCGTCTGAGAGATTCTCTGATGATAAAAGCTTGTCTCGGGAGTGGATAAGAGTAACCTTTACATCAGGCTTAACCAGCTTAAGCTCAGCTGCCATCTCAATGCCGACCGCTCCACCTCCCACAACAACCACGCCGTGCTGGGCGCTGGCAACTGAATGAATATGCTCCTCGACTTCGAGAAGATACTGCTTTCTCGTCAGGGATTGGGGCACGACCGGCCACACCCTCCGGAGACCGGTGGCAGCAACGAAGTAGTCATACTCGTGTGTGCTGGCAACCTTGGTTGTGCTGTCAATTGTAGTGGCTGTCTTTGCCTCGCAGTCAACACTTGATACAGAGGCCTGGATGAACTTGATCTGGGGGGTCTGCAGTCCAGGGAGGTCTTGGAATTTAATCCAGACCTTCTTGGCATACTCTGCGTCAGCCAGGGCAAGCGGAGACCCAATCAAGTGATCTGACTCCAAATGTTAGGCGCGGGTGTTGCAATTGCTCTCATTTCCATTCGATTACAAAGTCTACTTACAAAAACCGTCTCTCTCATCAGCAACGGTAATGTCCCAGTTTACGCGGGGAAGGTTGGGGTGATGCTCGTATGGCTGCTGGAACATGCGTGGCGAGAGACCCTGTCCGAGGTCGAGAAGATTGGTGGCCACGGACAGGCCAGCATACGAACCTCCCGCAATGAACACTCTGACGGTTGGAGCGTCTGACACATTTAGGACTGAACCCATTTTGGCGTTGCTGGCAGATAAGatgttggctggctgcgtcGAAGAAAATGTTTGGGCATGTATGAAGTTGGAGAAGGGAAGTGGGATTGTTGAGGCCACAATGTTGGTCTGTCGCGACAGACGAGTGTGGGGATGGAAGAAGCTTGGCCCACGCGTGGAGACAGACGTTAGATGTCGGGGGCATATGAATACGGCGAGTTGTTGAATGACCTTGGAGCTGGGCCGGGATTTGGTCCAAGAAGACAACAGAGTAGATGTCCTTTGCGGACCAGACGAATGGAGGGCTTGGACGGCAATGGAACCAAGGTTCTGCATTCCGTTGGCTCGGGGAGAATAGCAGCGCGGCATTGTCATTGCCTGCTGGCACGGCACGAAAGGGTATTGGGAGGGTTGCACATGGTGTTGATCCCGAGCTGATTGATAAGTCTGCTACTCTACTgcagcagcaccaacacGGCTCACTTTCCCTGCTCCATGCGCTCCATAGTCTTGCTACAACGGCCTTCTGCTAGTTGTTACTTATGCTGTCGAACAACCGGGTATTCACAAGGCCGAGGGCTGTATAAAACCGAAGCCATAATGGAATCCGAACACAGTTCAAAGACCGGGTAAGGCGGGATGCTGTATGTAGCGGACAGGCTAAGCAGGCCGTCGTTCTATATCCTCGGACATCGGTGACTTGCTCGGCTAAGTTGGTTTGGACAACGCACGCAGGTCCCGGAGTGAAGGGCACAGATGGTTTCGGGCCAGTCAGAACCAAAAGAGTGGTTGTGagtcgtgagtcgtgacgCCAGGTGAGGGGCGGACCAGATGAGGGTGGACTCGGCTTATCAGATCCTCATGAAGGCCGTGGTTGGCCGACAGGCTAAACACCTGACACAGAAGGAAGGAACCGCCGGACCCGCTTAGGGCAAAATAGCCGGAGGCGCTCCTTCCTTGTGCTTTAATCTCTGACCGGATATCCGGAAAATCCTCCAAACCACATTTCCCTTTGTTGTTTGCTCCCAGCAGACTCCGTTTGAGCCATTAACTTGTGTTGGCATCGTCAGCAAATGTTGGGCGGCGGTGACCAACCGACCAAGCCAGCTTGTGCTTCTCCTCCGACTCCGTACCCTCCATGATGAGGCAGGGGGTTGCCTGCCCGCCACAAACGCCAAATGTGGCGCCGAGAGAAGTTATCTGATCCGAACCCGCCTACCGGACCTTGGGACCTTGCCAACTTGCGAGCCACGTCCGCGCATCGGAGGGGCGTGTCCAGCTTTGTACTTTGCTAGTCATCGAAGTGGGAAGGGGAGTGGGCGGGGATAGGTGAGCCGGCGGGAAGCAAGTATGTATCTGCATGTCAGTTGACCGTCCACCGTCGTATTTGTTTTATCCGACTGCCCACACATCTGACATCTCTTACAGCTTTGGCCCATCTGGCCCCCTCAGCAACGTACAGCTCGAGTGGGCGCGTCCGGGATGGTACTACATCGGAGAGGAGACAAAGTATCGGTACAAACAGGGGCCGTTTTAACCGTCTTctctggccttggcggctAACTCGATCGTTGGGGTACAAAGAAGGGACTTCAATGTACTTGTTCTTCAGCCTCTCGTTATTTGCGGTGTAGTAGTCCTCTGAGCTTgtcaccatcttctccacCCCACATTACAGGACGGGGCATTAGCTCAGTCACTCATGAGAATAACTTCTTCCAAGGCCAGGGAGGCTTGATTCGTGCCGCCCATGATTGCAGGGGCTGGCTGACGACAACGAATGGATCTGGCAAAGTATTCGTAACCACGCCTTTTCTTTATCCATCCAGGACCAACTGGCCATGCTCGAGATGGCAGATCCAACGAATATCTAACACTAGATTACGGGGAGAAATTCAGGTCTGAGCAAGACATAGACCTAGGTCGCACACAGAGATATTTTGCGACATTTATTGGGGGGACATAAGATCTGCACCATATTAGCTGTTTCCACCAAGCAGCCCTGTCCGTCTTCGAGACGGTTACCTGGACAGCTAGCCATCTTCATTCTTCAGTCTTTTTCTGCCAAGATTAAGGCCGTTATAGCCTTGCAGTTTATATGGTCCCTCTCGATCGCGAGGCTGTCATCCTTACAGAATACATCTGGTGAAAGCGCGTTCCACTGTGTTGCTactgcatcatggcagctGGAAACGACATTGCCAGTCCGGTGGCTGCATCGGCACAGGAGTCCGCTACCACAGACAATGATTCCACAGGTGTTATGGTTGCAACGTCGCCTGCAAAGAACAACGTATGTACAGCCTTTGCCTCCTCCTTGGATAAGCTGTCGAATCGCGTCTGCCAaccaagcccgccgagccGTTGGCTTTGCTTTGGCTGACGACTAATTAATTTGAGTCGACAGTTCTTCAGTTTCTTTCAGCTGCTGTTCTACGCCAGCCCGACATGGCTGGATTATCTTCTACTCGTCTTCGGCACTCTTTGTGCCTGCTGTGCTGGTGTCCCGTTCCCTTTGATGGGTATTCTCTTTGGCCAGGTTCTCGACAACCTCAATGATGCTTCGTGCGATGCAGAGAGTTCCCAAAGTACAGGCGATATTCAGTCCGAAGTCAACAAGAAGGTGCTGATACTGGTATAcatcgccattgccaacttCATTGTCATATATCTCTACATTGTGTCGTGGAGCATATTTAGTCGCAGACTGGAGGCTCGAATAAGAGATCGATACTTTCAAACACTCCTTCGCCAGGATGCCACCTTTTATGACAGTCGCCAAGCTGGTGAGCTCACATCGCGGTTGAACTCTGATATCCAGATCATCCAAGCCGGTACCTCTGAAAAGGTTGGTATCTGTATTGCCGTTAgttccttcttcatctcaTCATATGTCGTCGCGTTTGTGAGGGACACAAAGTTGGCTGCTATTCTAATTAGCTTAATCCCTGCATTTCTGTTGATGGCAGCAATTACGAGCATATTCACGCAAAAGTACGCCGCCCGTATGTCTGACGCGATTGCTTCAGCCTCCTCTATCGCTCAGGAGGCACTCTCACATATAGCAGTGGTACAAGCCTTTGGAGCAGGCCCTCGCCTTGAAGCCAAGTTTGCTTCCACAATGATGACTGCCCAAAAAGAGGGAATGAAGAAGGCCGTAACGGCTGCCATTCAGGCCGGGACCCTCTTTTTCATTTCGTATTCCGCTAATGCTTTGGCATTCTGGCAAGGAAGTCGACAGATTGCCGATGCCGTGGAAAACGGCGGGAATAACGTCTCTGTTGGAAGAACATACACGGTCATTTTCCTCCTTGTAGACGGTGAGTCCAGTGCAAAACAAACTGAGAAATTGAAACTGAAAAATATCATGATCTTAACAAATCTCGGCAGCTTGCGTTATCCTTGGTTCCATTGCACCACTGCTCCCCATCATTGGGGCTGCAACCGCGTCATTTCAGAAACTGAAGGCGGATATTGACGCCCCATCTGGGATTGACTCGCAGTCGGGTGATGGGGACAAGCTTCCCGATACCATCGACGGCTCAGTTGAGTTTCACGATGTTTCATTTGCCTACGTTTCTCGCCCTGATCGTCCTGTGCTGAGAGGAgtctccttctcctgccCTGCCGGCAAGCATACAGCACTAGTCGGCCTTTCTGGAAGTGGAAAATCTACAGTTGCAGGTCTCACAGCGAGGATATATGATCCTACAGATGGTATTGTGACGTTGGACGGGCACGACCTAAAGAACCTTAACGTGAAGAATTTACGAAGCTTCATGAGCTTGGTTCAGCAGGAACCATCCCTTCTCGACAGATCCATTCTGGAGAATATTGCCCTTGGTATTCTCAACTCTCCTTGGCCCGAGCATCAGCGATTCCAGCCTGTGATTTTGGGATCTGGTCTAGCTGAAATTGCTGCCAAACTTGCAGCCGGAAAGGATCTAGCTTCTCTGGCAGGTGCACATGGCCCAGATATGGTCGATTTGGTCCAACTGGTTCGTGAGGCAGCCTCTCTAGCTGATGCCTCCGGTTTTATAGGAAGATTCGAATTCGGGTATGGAACTCAAGTCGGCATTGGTGGTAAACTGGTCAGTGGTGGTCAACGTCAAAGAATTGCGCTTGCTAGAGCACTTATTAGGGACCCCAAGATCCTTATTCTGGACGAGGCTACTGCTTCCCTGGATTCTGCCAGCGAGCATCGTATTCAAATGGCCATCGAATCCATTGCCAAGGGTCGGACTGTTATTGCCATTGCACACAGACTTTCTACTATCAAGAGCGCAGACAATATCATCGTCATGAATGGCGGCGAGATCATCGAACAAGGTTCTCATTTGGAGCTTATGGCACTTAATGGTTCATATGCAGGCATGGTTCGTCTCCAGAACATTGAGTCTTTGCAGAACGATGACACCCCGTCCATGGCAAGTACTGCAAGAGGGGACGTCGACACGATAATTACAGAGAAGGACTCTGTTCTCGAGGAAAAGACCGCAGACACGTTTCAGGTGCAAGACAAGGAACAACCTGCTCTGAACTCAGAGGGTATTATACCAACAACTTCCAGTCTCGATTCCAGTAAAACCGGCTGGGAAATCATTAAGGATTTGGGTCGTATGATGCGACCACATTTGTCTTGGTTTCTGCTGGCTATTGCGGCCGGAATTATTGTTGGAGCAAGTTTCACTGGATCTGGTTTAATATTTGGTAACACCGTTGGAAGGCTAAGTCCGTGCAATTCCCCAGGTGACATTCGCTGGGCAGGAAAGTTCTTTGGAGGCTTGTTCTTCATGTTAGCCGTCATCGAGCTTCTCGCCAATTCAATTAGCTGGTCCTCTTTTGGTAACATTTCAGAGAAACTTCTCTACAAGGTCCGCGTACTTTGTTTCCGTTCTCTCTATGAACAAGGCTTGGACTGGCATCAGGCTGATGGGCGCACCCCAGCATCGTTATTGTCCGTCATTACGGCCGATGCTGCCGCTATCGGTGGCTTTAGCGGCTCCATTATTGGAAATTGCTTTTCAATCATTGTCAACTTCGTCATAGCCATCATTGTTTCGCATATTTTGGCATGGAAGATTGCTATAGTGTGTCTGGTGACGGTACCAATACTATTGGGATCAGGCATTCTACAGCTTCGGGCTCTGACCAGATTTGAGCGGAAACATGCCGACGCGTTTTCAGATGCCATCGGTATTACCGTCGAGGCTGTGAATTCTTTCAAGACTATTTCGTCTTTATCCCTGGAAAACGAAATTCTGGGCAACTATCGCCGGACGCTTCGCCCGCCGTacaaggccatggcggctgGCACTGCCTATGCCAATATATGGCTCGCTATTTCGTATGGAACTAGTAACCTTATATATGCATTTGCCTACTGGTGGGGTTCAACGAGAATCACAAAGGGAGAGTACACCTCCACCGAGTTTTTCGTCATTCTCGTGGCTATGCTAGTTAGTGCTCAGCTTTGGGGCAACATGTTTACCCTTGCCCCGGAGGTTTCGCGTGCCCGTGAAGCGGGCTCCCGCATATTGAGTCTAATAGAACAAGGTTCTTCCAAAGACCTGGCGGTCAAGGAAATGGCTCTTTCGTCAACACAAACTACCGCCAGAGAGGacattgaagctgctgcggAGGGTCCTCCGAAGTCTGCTTCTCCCAACAGAGGTGCTACCGTAACGTTCAAGGACGTTTCATTCGCGTACCCGGCCCGGCCGCATATTCCCATTGTCCAGAACATGTCATTCACCATCCAGGCGGGCCAGTTTTGTGGTCTAGTCGGACCCTCAGGGGCGGGCAAATCTACCATCCTGTCACTTGTTCAAAGAATGTACCGTCCAACAGGAGGAGCTATCGAAATCAATGGATCGAATATTTGTGCACGAGAGGGGACTGAGTTCCGAAACGACATTGCCGTCGTCCCCCAAGACTGTGCTCTTTTTGATGGCACAATCAAGTTCaacgtcggcctcggcgcaaCGCCAAATCATGAGGCAACCGATGAAGAAATCAAAGAGGCTTGTCGTTTGGCTAACATACATGACACCATAATGGCACTCCCGGACGGATACAACACTGAGTGTGGTCCTAATGGATCGCGTTTGTCTGGGGGCCAGCGACAGCGGCTAGCCATTGCTCGAGCTTTGGTACGAAAACCtcag
The DNA window shown above is from Metarhizium brunneum chromosome 1, complete sequence and carries:
- the ABC1_0 gene encoding ABC transporter 1, with protein sequence MAAGNDIASPVAASAQESATTDNDSTGVMVATSPAKNNFFSFFQLLFYASPTWLDYLLLVFGTLCACCAGVPFPLMGILFGQVLDNLNDASCDAESSQSTGDIQSEVNKKVLILVYIAIANFIVIYLYIVSWSIFSRRLEARIRDRYFQTLLRQDATFYDSRQAGELTSRLNSDIQIIQAGTSEKVGICIAVSSFFISSYVVAFVRDTKLAAILISLIPAFLLMAAITSIFTQKYAARMSDAIASASSIAQEALSHIAVVQAFGAGPRLEAKFASTMMTAQKEGMKKAVTAAIQAGTLFFISYSANALAFWQGSRQIADAVENGGNNVSVGRTYTVIFLLVDACVILGSIAPLLPIIGAATASFQKLKADIDAPSGIDSQSGDGDKLPDTIDGSVEFHDVSFAYVSRPDRPVLRGVSFSCPAGKHTALVGLSGSGKSTVAGLTARIYDPTDGIVTLDGHDLKNLNVKNLRSFMSLVQQEPSLLDRSILENIALGILNSPWPEHQRFQPVILGSGLAEIAAKLAAGKDLASLAGAHGPDMVDLVQLVREAASLADASGFIGRFEFGYGTQVGIGGKLVSGGQRQRIALARALIRDPKILILDEATASLDSASEHRIQMAIESIAKGRTVIAIAHRLSTIKSADNIIVMNGGEIIEQGSHLELMALNGSYAGMVRLQNIESLQNDDTPSMASTARGDVDTIITEKDSVLEEKTADTFQVQDKEQPALNSEGIIPTTSSLDSSKTGWEIIKDLGRMMRPHLSWFLLAIAAGIIVGASFTGSGLIFGNTVGRLSPCNSPGDIRWAGKFFGGLFFMLAVIELLANSISWSSFGNISEKLLYKVRVLCFRSLYEQGLDWHQADGRTPASLLSVITADAAAIGGFSGSIIGNCFSIIVNFVIAIIVSHILAWKIAIVCLVTVPILLGSGILQLRALTRFERKHADAFSDAIGITVEAVNSFKTISSLSLENEILGNYRRTLRPPYKAMAAGTAYANIWLAISYGTSNLIYAFAYWWGSTRITKGEYTSTEFFVILVAMLVSAQLWGNMFTLAPEVSRAREAGSRILSLIEQGSSKDLAVKEMALSSTQTTAREDIEAAAEGPPKSASPNRGATVTFKDVSFAYPARPHIPIVQNMSFTIQAGQFCGLVGPSGAGKSTILSLVQRMYRPTGGAIEINGSNICAREGTEFRNDIAVVPQDCALFDGTIKFNVGLGATPNHEATDEEIKEACRLANIHDTIMALPDGYNTECGPNGSRLSGGQRQRLAIARALVRKPQLLLLDESTSALDAESEKALQEGLERAARGITVIAITHRLRTVRKADVIFVVEGGTIVEKGRHEELVEKSETYRINALQQMLGS
- the OXR1_0 gene encoding Oxidoreductase gives rise to the protein MGSVLNVSDAPTVRVFIAGGSYAGLSVATNLLDLGQGLSPRMFQQPYEHHPNLPRVNWDITVADERDGFYHLIGSPLALADAEYAKKVWIKFQDLPGLQTPQIKFIQASVSSVDCEAKTATTIDSTTKVASTHEYDYFVAATGLRRVWPVVPQSLTRKQYLLEVEEHIHSVASAQHGVVVVGGGAVGIEMAAELKLVKPDVKVTLIHSRDKLLSSENLSDECKDKALELLKEAGVDVLMSHRLASTTEAETANGSPKYEIEFTNGHKMSASVVIMAMSKSKSTATYLPSSAIDGDGYVKIESNCTFSPGTPNAEFHLCAGDLTKWSGIKRCGWAMHSGHYAAQNIHKFLLKKHVGQEPKFAELQEVPPMIGLAVGKTAVASGPEGTVFGEDVMQAYFKHDLGFTICWDWMGLAGRKEDKTD
- the sidI_0 gene encoding Acyl-CoA ligase sidI; this translates as MSTQPAVAEPQPQTRPATQKLSVLHGPLEPPLVDLTLGELLQLQTYQHGTQECIVIPWTGARWTYNELNQQSSSLAQALLDMGIGVGDRVGIMAGNCEQYAAVFFAVAKIGAILVILNNTYTPTEAMYGLKFSDCKVFFTTQTIGRLDNRKLLAALDNKTDAPKVFILRGEAGKYTTYDSLIKSTSRKSYDTLYRAMQRVLPHQVVNLQFTSGTTGLPKAAMLTHHNLVNNSRFIGDRMRITAEDILCCPPPMFHCFGLVLGLLAIVTHGGKIVYPAEVFDIPSTLQAISDEGCTAVHGVPAMFDSLFQAEFPPGFNCDKLRTGIIAGAPVPKYLMELLVNKFGMTEFTSSYGLTEASPTCFNAFTDDALSTRLTTVGTLMPHAQAKIVDRDGNTVPVGSRGELCMAGYQLQAGYWNNSEKTSEAMVRDAAGLLWLHTGDEAVFDENGYCTITGRFKDIIIRGGENIYPLEIEERLMAHPSVSRAIVVGLRDKHYGEVVGAFVERLEGSPQPTDAELRDWVRSTLGKHKSPAHVLWLGQDGVPCDVPLTGSGKVRKFEMAALGNEILAKRGQTSKL